Proteins from a genomic interval of Treponema brennaborense DSM 12168:
- a CDS encoding polysaccharide lyase family 8 super-sandwich domain-containing protein, translating into MKIRYYFGLLLMIAAFPLFIFAQNRLPVNGDFEAGLDFWHTGTFGSYTLPDISVDCEDVFKGSGAVRLSAETDNTRGWIEQFFPVQPETRYSVEAYIKALNVSYNRFGIQIIEYAEGSKTPLTLDIAKTLPIQIGKNSHDWTFCSGTFATGPMTDRIAVRAYIGTHGPVAQGASAWVDNLVVRSLGSAAAEYSQESPANGSFERKQTSSAPHWENGAAASDWRLWVPEAGEALSVSLDETEKTDGMYSVKITSKTKSRLCLYTETDVDPGKLYRLSMEVKTAEVMGKGVYFRVQYSSDGKKYRIPQNFKGSLPSVGTSGWHTQAEMLRNIPEDTKKIKIEIFFDSSVGTAWIDAVSFKESYEFSLSHSGIKKMEGKKTVLAPVFGDGNKNRVVEWSSSDDSVAVVDSKGCVTAVKAGAAVISARAADGNTAICVVSVEHAELKKHYALLRQRWFDRLTYGQIHDKRDSDFLLAKEQLDIDAKIRWDYMHKSAERRDLWTQYNTAQESESLTGTLADLRILARAYASEDSRWYRNSALKADILSALDWFYENRYNEKVETQNMYGNWWDWTIGTPQKLCDILILLYDRIPEKKRISYINAIEHFTPEPSVVLNGPNPLTGANLLDAATVCVLAGCIEENNRKVLSAVSALDRILTYVQKGDGFYEDGSFIQHTVFPYTGAYGAVTLAGVENLLYVLADSYWAVPASRMAIVFEWVEKAFMPLFYRGAVMDMVSGRSVARPAADDHTRGKALLARILALARFAPDPAQARIYNFVKANIVNDQRYIADTDKNYFMRMNQNDAAAFKTLLADLSVSGEFSPEQCLVYAGMDRVVHRRPNYVLGLSLFSSRTGAFEVGNGENKRGWHTAEGVTYLYNGDGLQFCDNYWASIDMHRLPGITTDSSERTNRSWSLNTGSKDWVGGSVLFDLYGAAGMDFEAEPGKSSLRAKKSWFMFDNEIVCLGSDISAADGRMVETIVDNRKLKNSGTNRFCMDGTAAVSRFGTATFSNPRWAWLEGNSEDGTDSFGYYFPQPAAVSVERNLRTGNWFANTDYGSENDILKNFFTISIPHGVNPRSRTYQYVLLPCLPQESVRAYSESPDVTVLQNSETVHAVYEKSLSIIAANFWQADSLDTQSAQNCPVNRIGSLQPCSLLFSYAETISALAVSDPTQLQAELMIELEGRPLTVSVPNDLVSAVYRDGKTIITIRTEKSGGKTYCVFLEEK; encoded by the coding sequence ATGAAAATACGGTATTACTTCGGGTTATTGCTGATGATTGCCGCGTTTCCTTTGTTCATTTTCGCACAAAACCGGCTTCCCGTGAACGGAGATTTTGAAGCGGGTTTGGATTTCTGGCATACCGGAACGTTCGGAAGCTATACGCTTCCCGACATTTCAGTCGACTGCGAGGATGTGTTCAAAGGATCGGGTGCCGTCAGGCTCTCCGCCGAAACCGACAACACCCGCGGCTGGATTGAACAGTTTTTTCCCGTTCAGCCGGAAACTCGTTATAGCGTTGAAGCGTACATTAAGGCATTAAACGTTTCGTACAATCGTTTCGGAATTCAAATTATAGAATATGCCGAAGGCTCGAAAACGCCGCTGACGCTGGATATTGCAAAAACGCTGCCGATTCAAATCGGTAAAAACAGTCACGACTGGACTTTCTGCAGCGGAACGTTCGCTACCGGACCGATGACTGACCGGATTGCCGTGCGTGCCTATATCGGTACTCACGGTCCCGTTGCGCAGGGCGCTTCCGCTTGGGTTGACAATCTGGTCGTCCGTTCACTCGGTTCTGCAGCTGCTGAATATTCCCAAGAGAGTCCTGCCAATGGCAGTTTTGAGCGGAAACAGACGTCGTCCGCTCCGCATTGGGAAAACGGCGCAGCCGCGTCCGATTGGCGTCTGTGGGTACCGGAAGCGGGAGAAGCGCTTTCGGTATCGCTTGATGAAACGGAAAAAACGGACGGCATGTACTCGGTAAAAATAACTTCAAAAACGAAAAGCCGGTTGTGTCTCTATACGGAAACGGATGTTGATCCCGGAAAACTGTATCGGCTGTCTATGGAGGTAAAAACGGCTGAGGTTATGGGAAAAGGAGTTTATTTTCGCGTTCAATATTCTTCCGACGGAAAAAAATACCGTATTCCGCAAAATTTTAAAGGCTCTTTACCGTCTGTCGGTACTTCCGGCTGGCATACGCAAGCCGAAATGCTCCGGAACATTCCCGAAGATACGAAAAAAATAAAAATAGAAATATTTTTCGATTCTTCTGTCGGTACCGCCTGGATAGACGCCGTGTCGTTTAAAGAATCGTATGAATTTTCTCTTTCTCATTCCGGAATAAAAAAGATGGAAGGCAAAAAAACGGTTCTTGCTCCTGTGTTCGGTGACGGCAATAAAAACAGGGTTGTCGAATGGAGTTCCTCGGATGATAGCGTTGCCGTCGTTGACAGTAAGGGCTGTGTAACTGCCGTTAAAGCCGGTGCCGCCGTCATATCTGCCAGAGCTGCTGACGGCAACACGGCGATCTGCGTTGTCAGCGTTGAACATGCGGAACTGAAAAAACACTATGCGCTGCTGCGTCAGCGTTGGTTTGATCGTCTCACGTACGGTCAAATTCATGATAAACGAGATTCCGATTTTTTGCTTGCAAAAGAGCAGCTGGATATCGATGCAAAAATCAGATGGGATTACATGCACAAAAGTGCGGAACGCCGTGATTTGTGGACGCAGTATAATACGGCTCAAGAATCCGAAAGCCTGACCGGAACGCTTGCGGATTTGCGGATTCTTGCCCGTGCGTATGCTTCGGAAGATTCCCGCTGGTATCGGAATTCCGCGCTGAAAGCCGATATCCTTTCCGCGTTGGACTGGTTTTATGAAAATCGTTATAACGAAAAAGTTGAAACGCAGAACATGTACGGGAATTGGTGGGATTGGACTATCGGAACGCCGCAGAAATTGTGCGATATTTTAATTTTGCTGTATGACCGCATTCCTGAAAAAAAACGGATATCTTATATCAATGCGATAGAACACTTTACGCCAGAGCCTTCGGTTGTGCTCAACGGGCCTAATCCGCTTACCGGCGCAAATCTGCTTGACGCGGCAACCGTATGCGTCCTTGCCGGTTGTATTGAAGAAAACAATCGGAAAGTGCTCAGCGCCGTATCCGCTCTTGACCGGATTTTGACATACGTACAAAAAGGAGACGGTTTTTATGAAGACGGCTCGTTTATCCAGCATACGGTATTCCCGTATACGGGGGCGTACGGGGCTGTTACGCTTGCCGGTGTGGAAAACCTTTTGTACGTCTTAGCCGATTCGTACTGGGCGGTTCCGGCTTCGCGTATGGCGATCGTTTTTGAATGGGTTGAGAAAGCCTTTATGCCGCTTTTTTACCGCGGCGCCGTTATGGATATGGTGAGCGGCCGCAGTGTTGCCCGGCCCGCTGCCGATGATCACACAAGAGGAAAGGCGCTGCTGGCCCGAATTTTGGCGCTTGCCCGATTTGCTCCCGATCCTGCCCAAGCGCGTATATATAATTTTGTCAAAGCGAACATCGTCAATGATCAAAGATATATTGCGGATACCGATAAAAATTATTTTATGCGGATGAATCAAAACGACGCCGCGGCGTTCAAAACGCTTCTTGCCGATCTGTCCGTTTCAGGCGAGTTCTCTCCCGAACAGTGTCTGGTCTATGCCGGTATGGACCGAGTCGTTCATCGCCGTCCGAATTATGTATTGGGATTAAGTTTGTTTTCATCGCGCACCGGTGCGTTTGAAGTCGGTAACGGTGAAAACAAACGCGGCTGGCATACGGCAGAAGGGGTAACGTATCTGTATAACGGCGACGGTCTTCAGTTTTGTGATAATTACTGGGCTTCAATCGATATGCATCGGCTGCCCGGTATTACGACTGATTCGAGCGAGCGGACGAATCGCAGCTGGTCGCTGAATACGGGTTCTAAAGATTGGGTCGGCGGCAGTGTGCTGTTCGATTTGTACGGTGCTGCCGGAATGGATTTTGAAGCGGAACCGGGTAAAAGTTCCCTGCGGGCAAAAAAATCGTGGTTTATGTTTGATAACGAAATAGTCTGTCTCGGTTCCGATATTTCCGCCGCAGACGGTCGTATGGTTGAAACTATCGTGGATAACAGAAAGTTAAAAAATTCCGGAACCAATCGCTTCTGTATGGACGGAACCGCTGCCGTTTCCCGGTTCGGAACGGCGACTTTTTCAAATCCTCGATGGGCTTGGCTTGAAGGAAATAGTGAAGACGGAACGGATTCTTTCGGTTATTATTTTCCCCAACCTGCGGCTGTTTCCGTCGAGCGGAACCTGCGGACGGGAAATTGGTTTGCCAATACCGATTACGGCAGTGAAAATGACATACTCAAAAATTTCTTTACCATTTCAATTCCGCATGGGGTGAATCCTCGTTCCCGAACGTACCAGTATGTACTGCTTCCCTGCTTGCCACAGGAGTCCGTTCGCGCTTATAGCGAATCGCCCGACGTAACGGTTCTGCAAAATTCCGAAACCGTTCATGCCGTTTATGAAAAATCCCTGAGTATTATTGCAGCCAATTTTTGGCAGGCAGATTCGCTCGATACGCAGTCTGCGCAAAACTGTCCGGTCAATCGTATCGGCAGTTTGCAGCCGTGTTCCCTTTTATTTTCGTATGCGGAGACAATCTCTGCGTTGGCTGTTTCAGATCCCACTCAGCTTCAGGCTGAACTGATGATCGAATTGGAAGGTCGCCCGCTGACGGTCTCTGTTCCGAATGACCTCGTTTCAGCCGTTTATCGGGACGGCAAAACGATTATCACGATTCGGACGGAAAAGTCGGGGGGAAAAACATACTGCGTTTTTTTGGAGGAAAAATGA
- a CDS encoding polysaccharide lyase 8 family protein: protein MHKKSVISGVCILLLYCSIVTGCTGFINGDSAEKNGSAEQAVSFTKLRDAWRSRIIDTRTDGGSGDAARLTASLSGVAEKHFAAAVDSDDGCPWIDEDVSRWQSDPAHLRRIVMRLEWIAKAWATPLCSRYHDAAYEAFLKRALRWVADTGYPRLSAYYGNWWYWELAIPEHIGSVCILLYDVLDSELIRCLTGTVLFYQSDPYYNRNSPAAWNGIASTVQPVESRGANRIDSARVALLMAILSENGEQLRKAFSAASDAIQYEIRNSDGSFSDGFYEDGTFRQHIHVPYTGTYGSEFLLGACTLFSVFASASMSLPEAQIRLLYEFAQKSFIPCVYKGIALDMLRGRAVSRYNESDHVTGHNVIGGFLVLANLLPAGSAEKKEIQGHAKSWILEDSYREFLKQTSDPYLLMLAEKTLADNSVTPAVSADSHILFPYADRVIHRRKNFVFSVSMFSKRVCNFESINGENKHGWHSSDGMTYLYDSDASHYSDGFWAAVNPYRLAGTTVDPVPLIPGKGSKLFSRETWVGGVSLDKYGSAGMQLSGNLIEENGLPIPDTAVRAYPSLRAKKSWFMFDNEIVCLGADISSQDAADDTRHIETILENRRITDVPPDRCVFSGAAGSVRYFHVRSVANSRFGIGYILLQPQSDIRYHIISRTGSWSAIGLKGALYDTVVKNFFELWIDHGKNPQRAAYAYIILPAVTSAELVRYAAAPEITVISNTERVQAVCNLQTGNGKTPIWGIHVWTDDPVVIQPAENSVVFFPDVSVDGAGAFLLRYDTERQLLELAVSDPTMEKRQIRIGVSYEGAPNRQKKIRKIITADAFITARISDDEKRADIMMNCIGAEGKSSRILFGISE, encoded by the coding sequence ATGCATAAAAAGTCAGTCATATCGGGTGTCTGCATATTGCTGTTGTATTGCAGCATTGTTACCGGCTGCACCGGTTTTATAAACGGAGACTCGGCCGAAAAAAACGGCAGTGCGGAACAAGCCGTTTCCTTTACAAAACTGCGCGATGCGTGGCGTTCTCGGATAATCGATACGCGAACGGACGGCGGCAGCGGCGATGCTGCCCGCTTGACTGCTTCGTTATCCGGTGTGGCTGAAAAACACTTCGCCGCCGCTGTCGATTCCGATGACGGCTGTCCGTGGATTGACGAGGACGTATCTCGGTGGCAATCCGATCCGGCGCACCTGAGACGAATCGTGATGCGTTTGGAATGGATTGCAAAAGCCTGGGCTACGCCGCTTTGTTCCCGATATCACGATGCTGCTTACGAGGCCTTTCTGAAACGGGCGCTCCGCTGGGTTGCCGATACCGGATATCCGCGCTTATCTGCGTATTACGGTAACTGGTGGTACTGGGAACTGGCGATCCCCGAACATATCGGATCCGTCTGTATTTTACTGTATGACGTACTCGATTCCGAACTGATTCGGTGTTTGACCGGAACGGTATTGTTTTATCAATCCGATCCGTATTATAACCGAAATTCTCCCGCCGCATGGAACGGAATTGCGTCAACCGTTCAGCCGGTTGAAAGCCGCGGAGCAAACAGGATTGATTCTGCACGGGTCGCCTTACTGATGGCGATTCTTTCGGAAAACGGTGAGCAATTGCGCAAAGCTTTTTCGGCTGCGTCGGATGCGATTCAATATGAAATACGGAATAGCGACGGCAGTTTTTCCGACGGATTTTATGAAGACGGAACTTTCCGTCAGCATATTCACGTACCGTACACGGGAACGTACGGCAGTGAATTTTTACTCGGTGCTTGCACGCTTTTTTCCGTTTTTGCTTCCGCATCCATGTCTCTTCCTGAGGCGCAAATTCGGCTGTTATACGAGTTCGCCCAAAAAAGTTTCATTCCCTGCGTATACAAGGGGATAGCGCTCGACATGCTGCGGGGCAGGGCTGTTTCCCGATACAATGAATCCGATCACGTAACCGGGCATAATGTTATCGGCGGTTTTTTGGTATTGGCGAACCTTTTGCCTGCAGGTTCCGCAGAAAAAAAAGAAATACAAGGACACGCCAAGTCTTGGATTCTTGAAGATTCTTACCGGGAATTCTTGAAACAGACCTCCGACCCGTACCTTTTGATGCTTGCGGAAAAAACATTGGCGGATAATTCGGTAACGCCTGCTGTGTCTGCAGACAGTCATATACTGTTTCCGTATGCGGATCGCGTTATTCACCGGAGAAAAAACTTCGTTTTTTCCGTCAGCATGTTTTCAAAACGGGTCTGCAATTTTGAAAGTATAAACGGAGAAAATAAGCACGGCTGGCATTCTTCAGACGGTATGACGTATTTGTACGATTCCGATGCGAGCCATTACAGTGACGGATTTTGGGCGGCGGTAAATCCGTATCGGCTGGCCGGTACGACCGTTGATCCGGTACCGCTGATTCCGGGAAAAGGCAGTAAGTTATTTTCCCGGGAAACCTGGGTCGGCGGGGTGTCGCTGGATAAATACGGCAGCGCCGGTATGCAATTGAGCGGCAATTTAATAGAAGAAAACGGTCTGCCGATTCCTGATACCGCAGTACGGGCGTATCCGTCTTTGCGGGCAAAAAAATCGTGGTTCATGTTCGATAACGAAATAGTCTGTCTGGGGGCTGATATTTCGTCTCAGGATGCAGCCGACGATACCAGACATATAGAAACGATTCTCGAAAACCGCAGAATTACGGATGTGCCGCCCGATCGGTGTGTCTTTTCCGGGGCGGCGGGCTCGGTTCGATATTTTCATGTGCGATCCGTTGCAAATAGCCGGTTCGGCATCGGTTACATACTGTTACAGCCGCAGTCTGACATTCGTTATCATATAATATCTCGTACCGGCAGCTGGTCTGCAATCGGTTTGAAAGGAGCCCTATACGACACCGTCGTAAAAAATTTTTTTGAACTATGGATTGATCACGGCAAAAATCCGCAGCGGGCGGCATATGCGTACATCATTCTGCCCGCGGTAACGTCGGCCGAGTTGGTGCGGTATGCTGCCGCCCCTGAAATTACAGTCATTTCCAACACGGAGCGCGTGCAGGCCGTTTGCAATTTGCAAACGGGAAACGGAAAAACTCCTATTTGGGGTATACATGTTTGGACTGACGACCCTGTCGTTATTCAGCCGGCGGAAAATAGTGTCGTTTTTTTTCCCGATGTTTCAGTCGATGGGGCGGGGGCGTTTTTGCTGCGGTATGATACGGAACGGCAGTTGCTGGAGCTTGCCGTGTCGGATCCGACGATGGAAAAACGGCAAATTCGGATCGGTGTGTCTTATGAGGGGGCGCCGAATCGGCAGAAAAAAATAAGAAAAATAATTACTGCCGACGCTTTCATTACCGCCCGTATCAGTGATGATGAAAAACGCGCCGATATAATGATGAACTGTATCGGTGCGGAAGGAAAGAGTTCCCGTATTCTGTTCGGTATTTCAGAATGA
- the tsaB gene encoding tRNA (adenosine(37)-N6)-threonylcarbamoyltransferase complex dimerization subunit type 1 TsaB, producing MKALAIDSAVSGITVAAVNDEKKASLFLDIGMKQSEKLLPAVQYVMEQVQLQPGELEFTVLDKGPGSFTGLRLGFAALKALELAFTCPVYGVTTLDAYAYPYKAWPGSVLAVIDAKKDRLYAALYRNGTQTHAPADAEPEKIRSWLDGEQPVLLVGADAAFAYRTLTEGYESELDLRYFGNIQASASDALFAIADGMRQNGEAPLAPYEGPLYLRKSEAEESVGKPR from the coding sequence ATGAAAGCTCTTGCAATAGACAGCGCGGTATCGGGAATAACGGTTGCCGCCGTAAATGATGAAAAAAAAGCTTCACTTTTTCTTGACATCGGCATGAAGCAGTCCGAGAAATTACTGCCGGCAGTGCAGTACGTCATGGAACAAGTACAGCTGCAACCCGGCGAACTGGAATTTACCGTCCTCGATAAGGGGCCCGGCTCGTTTACCGGATTGCGGCTCGGATTCGCCGCACTGAAAGCGCTGGAATTGGCGTTCACGTGCCCGGTATACGGTGTCACGACGCTCGACGCTTACGCGTACCCGTATAAAGCGTGGCCGGGTTCGGTTCTGGCCGTAATCGACGCAAAAAAAGACCGTTTGTACGCGGCGCTCTACCGGAACGGAACGCAGACGCACGCACCCGCGGACGCGGAACCGGAAAAAATACGGTCCTGGCTTGACGGCGAGCAGCCGGTGCTGCTGGTCGGCGCGGACGCGGCGTTCGCATATCGGACGCTTACCGAAGGGTACGAATCGGAACTCGATCTGCGGTATTTCGGCAATATTCAGGCGTCAGCATCCGACGCGCTGTTCGCGATAGCGGACGGAATGCGGCAAAACGGCGAAGCGCCGCTCGCACCGTACGAAGGCCCGCTGTATCTGCGTAAAAGCGAAGCCGAAGAAAGCGTCGGGAAGCCCCGATAA
- a CDS encoding TDE2508 family outer membrane beta-barrel protein, producing MNTIIRVRHPFLIFFLLICAAVQLPAQMKSKSYEATGLFTAEMDSILNPVSFKNIRFDKAVFAVGSSSVWTDIAAAARIGSVYVGGAYANNTFQFFALPKIYPEMFPGAKPKNKHVASVLVGVRNLAFKVVFETHTVNAFRGFPYEEPFERIQYNGSSFSFSPAASSGIGDTAKIDRTYYRTDFDWTGFRIPLAGKVLTLKPYGGYAENRAVQSAAAEFISDSERTQTEGKKDNTTRQLRLFFYSGWGPFGLSYNFFSMFFNDRPQLYTYTGDTLQAGRLAEHRDAEQSWYQPGRTDFIHKFSAGYKPSFTLHKTLQLKIGVDVPIEFRFRNTPLSEVTTVKTILAYTDSGVLNGSEKQVTVEYKGSMKEERIVSCIPKLSAGLQWSIIPKKAVLHAGVSSQLVRYTYSHITEEKPSTVRKTATLTVASDGTKTERKEVVPAASSELRTERAFHTLQPVSVSFGMGFTWYITGSFIVDTAYSFSTDFTSTLDSLKQSNLGVAVTMKL from the coding sequence ATGAATACGATTATCCGCGTGCGTCATCCGTTTTTGATATTTTTTTTACTGATATGTGCGGCCGTTCAGCTTCCGGCGCAAATGAAATCCAAAAGTTATGAAGCAACCGGACTTTTTACGGCAGAAATGGATTCTATTTTAAATCCGGTAAGTTTTAAAAACATTCGGTTCGATAAAGCTGTGTTTGCTGTCGGCAGTTCGTCTGTGTGGACGGATATTGCTGCCGCAGCCCGGATCGGGTCCGTATATGTCGGCGGCGCATATGCGAATAATACGTTCCAGTTTTTTGCATTGCCGAAAATATACCCCGAAATGTTTCCGGGCGCGAAACCGAAAAATAAACACGTTGCGTCCGTTCTGGTCGGCGTACGGAATTTGGCTTTTAAGGTTGTTTTTGAAACTCATACGGTAAACGCTTTCCGCGGATTTCCGTATGAGGAACCGTTTGAACGAATTCAGTATAACGGCAGTTCGTTCAGTTTTTCTCCGGCAGCATCTTCGGGAATCGGTGATACGGCAAAAATCGACCGTACTTATTATAGAACCGATTTTGATTGGACCGGATTTCGTATCCCCCTGGCAGGAAAAGTCCTGACTTTAAAACCGTACGGCGGCTATGCGGAGAATAGGGCTGTACAAAGTGCCGCGGCGGAATTCATTTCCGATTCTGAACGGACGCAAACCGAAGGCAAAAAAGACAACACTACGCGACAGTTGCGGCTGTTTTTTTACAGCGGCTGGGGGCCGTTCGGTTTGAGTTACAATTTTTTTTCCATGTTTTTTAACGACAGACCGCAGCTGTATACGTATACCGGTGATACGCTGCAGGCGGGCCGCCTTGCGGAACATCGTGATGCGGAACAATCGTGGTATCAGCCGGGACGTACGGATTTTATTCATAAATTTTCGGCAGGATATAAACCGTCTTTTACGCTGCATAAAACGCTGCAGCTGAAAATAGGCGTCGACGTACCGATTGAATTCCGCTTCAGAAATACTCCGCTGTCTGAAGTTACCACGGTTAAAACAATTCTTGCGTATACGGATAGCGGCGTGCTGAATGGTTCGGAAAAACAAGTAACTGTAGAATATAAGGGCAGTATGAAAGAAGAACGAATCGTTTCTTGTATTCCCAAACTGTCCGCCGGCCTGCAGTGGTCGATTATTCCGAAAAAGGCAGTGCTCCACGCCGGCGTTTCATCTCAGCTTGTTCGCTATACGTATTCCCATATTACGGAGGAAAAACCGAGCACGGTTCGTAAAACGGCAACGCTGACCGTTGCTTCGGATGGAACAAAAACCGAAAGAAAAGAAGTCGTGCCGGCTGCGTCTTCCGAGCTTCGGACGGAACGTGCGTTTCATACGCTGCAGCCCGTTTCGGTTTCATTCGGAATGGGATTTACGTGGTATATTACCGGTTCGTTTATAGTAGATACGGCGTATTCGTTTTCGACTGATTTCACCAGTACCCTCGATTCGCTGAAACAGAGCAATTTGGGTGTAGCCGTTACCATGAAGCTATAG
- a CDS encoding polysaccharide lyase family 8 super-sandwich domain-containing protein, producing MNCTVLSTIVRRRRFFLAESAVDSSACIVKRDLLVPDFLSFKPHSGSVELVYRQYCELLVLAKCYRSPASMWYCSRQLGQAVVSGLNALYETCYHIGAGEKTNWWFWEIGYPSVITDILILMYDEIPDADLRKYIAVTEYFQPDAQFSGNNPRAIHPCGVPLRCSTGGNRVDLVKLCVLRGALSGNREAVEQAIALLPEVWQIKTAAEGKLPVSMEERDGFYADGSFLQHGDIPYTGTYGQVLIGGIAEIFYLINDTEFAIRPELCTGLYECILKSVEPLLYHGAIPDMVSGRAVSRDETDHDRGQRIVNSLLLLSYSAPAKYKTLLERIVYRESAGDCVWVWQNSERDPFFFREKSRFMTSRIDTLSVDEYETEAYCFNEMERYFFRCRRFAAGIAAHSRNIGNYESCNGENVSGWFTGDGMLYLYERQDNYVGFWNAVDFYYMPGTTEIRQSMEAVFACRSLQSTAAAGLPTTGVRVCGGRALRVIMDFINWNGTLHTEKRWYLSEDTINLEEKIISAEGEVYATVENKILRDPCSLQLDSRPVFSDMRSFLHTVRSGWNRTGVWQSVRVDGRSYTFSAAVPITVRIEPRRDVHFIIVYLEFGTECDGQHFSWQLSL from the coding sequence ATGAATTGTACCGTTTTGTCAACTATTGTACGGCGCCGCCGCTTTTTTTTGGCCGAATCTGCCGTCGATTCTTCTGCCTGCATTGTCAAGCGGGATCTTCTCGTTCCCGATTTTCTGTCTTTCAAACCGCATTCCGGTTCTGTCGAACTCGTGTACCGGCAGTACTGCGAACTTCTCGTATTGGCTAAATGTTACCGTTCGCCGGCGAGTATGTGGTACTGCAGCCGGCAGCTCGGACAAGCCGTGGTGTCGGGGCTGAACGCTTTATACGAAACGTGCTATCACATCGGTGCCGGCGAAAAAACGAATTGGTGGTTTTGGGAAATCGGGTATCCGTCGGTTATCACGGATATTCTTATTCTGATGTATGACGAAATACCTGATGCCGATTTGCGGAAATATATTGCCGTAACGGAGTATTTTCAGCCGGATGCGCAGTTTTCAGGCAACAACCCCCGTGCCATTCATCCGTGCGGCGTGCCGCTGCGTTGTTCAACCGGCGGAAATCGCGTCGATTTAGTTAAGTTGTGCGTTTTGCGCGGAGCTTTATCGGGAAATCGGGAAGCCGTCGAACAGGCGATAGCGTTGTTGCCTGAAGTTTGGCAGATAAAAACTGCTGCGGAAGGAAAGCTGCCGGTATCGATGGAAGAGCGGGACGGATTTTACGCTGACGGATCTTTTTTACAGCACGGCGACATACCGTATACCGGTACGTACGGACAAGTGCTTATCGGCGGAATTGCGGAAATTTTTTATCTGATTAACGATACGGAATTCGCCATACGACCGGAATTGTGTACCGGCCTGTACGAGTGTATTCTCAAATCCGTTGAACCGCTTCTGTATCACGGCGCGATTCCCGATATGGTGAGCGGCAGGGCCGTTTCCCGTGATGAAACGGATCACGATCGCGGACAGCGGATCGTCAATTCTTTGCTGTTGCTTTCATATTCCGCTCCTGCAAAATATAAAACGCTGCTGGAACGAATCGTATATCGGGAATCGGCGGGTGATTGTGTCTGGGTATGGCAGAACTCCGAACGGGATCCGTTTTTTTTCAGGGAAAAAAGCCGATTTATGACTTCCCGAATCGATACGCTTTCCGTGGACGAATACGAAACTGAAGCTTACTGTTTTAACGAAATGGAGCGCTACTTTTTTCGCTGCCGCCGCTTTGCCGCCGGTATTGCCGCTCATTCACGGAATATCGGAAATTATGAAAGCTGCAACGGAGAAAACGTATCCGGCTGGTTTACCGGCGACGGTATGCTGTATCTCTATGAGCGGCAGGATAATTATGTCGGTTTTTGGAATGCGGTTGATTTTTATTACATGCCCGGAACGACAGAAATCAGACAATCTATGGAAGCCGTTTTTGCCTGCCGCAGTCTGCAAAGTACTGCGGCAGCCGGACTGCCGACAACCGGTGTCCGTGTATGCGGCGGACGGGCGCTGCGTGTCATAATGGATTTTATAAACTGGAACGGAACGCTCCATACGGAAAAGCGCTGGTATTTGAGTGAAGATACGATAAATTTGGAAGAAAAAATTATCAGCGCCGAAGGCGAGGTTTACGCAACCGTAGAAAATAAAATCCTGCGCGATCCGTGTTCTTTACAGCTGGATTCCCGGCCCGTTTTTTCCGATATGCGATCGTTTCTGCATACGGTGCGTTCCGGCTGGAACCGTACCGGTGTGTGGCAGTCGGTCCGCGTTGACGGCAGATCGTATACGTTTTCCGCTGCCGTTCCGATTACCGTCCGCATTGAACCGCGCCGGGACGTTCATTTTATTATTGTGTATCTGGAATTCGGAACCGAATGCGACGGACAGCATTTTTCATGGCAGCTTTCTTTGTAA
- the tsaE gene encoding tRNA (adenosine(37)-N6)-threonylcarbamoyltransferase complex ATPase subunit type 1 TsaE encodes MIFHTKTAEETIALGRRIGKKLKPGAVLAMEGTLAAGKTTITKGIAESLGVAETITSPTFTLVSEYEGNVPLYHMDVYRLDSAEDFLNLGVEDMLYGKGVCIIEWSEKVRKELPTTTITVRLEADDDGARTITVENWPYGDITE; translated from the coding sequence ATGATTTTTCATACCAAAACGGCTGAAGAAACGATTGCACTCGGCAGGCGAATCGGAAAAAAGCTGAAACCGGGCGCAGTGCTCGCAATGGAAGGAACGCTTGCAGCCGGTAAAACGACTATTACGAAAGGAATCGCGGAATCGCTCGGAGTTGCCGAAACGATTACCAGTCCCACGTTTACCCTCGTTTCCGAATATGAAGGGAACGTACCGCTGTACCATATGGACGTCTACCGGCTCGATTCCGCAGAAGATTTTCTGAACCTCGGCGTTGAAGACATGCTCTACGGAAAGGGCGTCTGCATTATCGAATGGAGTGAAAAAGTCCGGAAAGAACTGCCGACGACGACGATTACCGTCAGATTGGAAGCCGACGACGACGGCGCGCGCACGATAACGGTAGAAAATTGGCCGTACGGAGATATAACCGAATGA